The following is a genomic window from Deltaproteobacteria bacterium.
CCCCAGGGGCTCTCGCAGCCGTTTTCTCCTTGCGAAATCTAAAGTCGAAAACGGCGAGGGCGAGCGCGCGGCGCCTCGATGGCGCCGCGAGAGCGTACCCTGGGGCCCCGGGCCCATCCGCCTGGCCCTCGCGTTTCAAATGGGCCAGTGCGATGCTCCCATCAGGTAGCGATTAAGTGAATTCCGCTTGAACTCCCTTTGCCACTTCGCCTACAAGCCGGACTTCATGTGGCTGCTTGCAGCGGAGGGGCTCGTTAAACAGTATCGCAGTAACGGCAGCGAACTCACTGTCTTACGCGGGGCATCGCTCATGGTCCGCAGCGGCGAGTTTGTCGTGCTCTACGGGGCCTCGGGTTCTGGCAAATCGACGCTCCTCCATGTGTTGGGGGGGCTCGATCGTCCGGATGCGGGTGAAGTCGCGTTTCAGGGGCAAGCCTTGTATCGCCAATCGGAAGCGGCATTAGCCGCGTATCGCAATACTGCGGTCGGATTTGTCTTTCAGTTTTACCATCTCCTCCCGGAGCTTTCCGTGGAGGAGAATGTCATGCTCCCGGCGTTGCTGGCCGGGTTGCGACGCTCCGCGGCCCGCACCCGGGCCCGCGATTTACTGGCTGCGGTCGGCTTGTCGGAGCGCCTCACGGCCACACCGGGAACCTTGTCGGGCGGGGAACAACAACGGGTCGCTATTGCCCGTGCGCTCATTCAGACCCCGCCGTTGTTATTTGCCGACGAGCCGACCGGGAATTTGGACCCGGAGCGCGGGGCGCAGGTCATGGCCCTGCTGCGGGGGTTACAACGGGGACGCGACACGACCGTGATTATGGTCACACACAACCGCGAGCTGATGTTGCCGACCGATCGGCGTCTCGAGTTGCGCGAAGGGATGATTCATGAAGCCGCCTAAAGGCTTATGTTGGGTGTTGCTGGTGGCGTTACTCTGTCCCATGCCATGGGTGGCGCACGCGGGCGGGCAAACGATCAAAGGGATCGCGATCGTCGGCAATCAATCCGTCAGCACGGCGGCGATCCAAGCCGTGTTGCAGAGCCGCGTCGGCCAGCCGTACGATCCGGCCACCGTGGAGGCGGATCTCCGTGCACTCTTTAAGCGCGGCGGATTTGCGGATATCCGCGTGGAGCGGGAAAGTGTCGGCGGGGGAGTCCGACTGATTTACCACGTCGTTGAACGGCCGACCGTGCTGTCGATCCGCTTCGAAGGGAATAAGAAGATCAAAGAAAAAGATCTGCGCGAAAAGATTACGATACGCGAGTATCGGGCGCTCGGCGGAGAAGAACTGGCGCGCGCCGTCGAAACGATGCACCAGATGTACGAAGAAAA
Proteins encoded in this region:
- a CDS encoding ABC transporter ATP-binding protein, which gives rise to MWLLAAEGLVKQYRSNGSELTVLRGASLMVRSGEFVVLYGASGSGKSTLLHVLGGLDRPDAGEVAFQGQALYRQSEAALAAYRNTAVGFVFQFYHLLPELSVEENVMLPALLAGLRRSAARTRARDLLAAVGLSERLTATPGTLSGGEQQRVAIARALIQTPPLLFADEPTGNLDPERGAQVMALLRGLQRGRDTTVIMVTHNRELMLPTDRRLELREGMIHEAA